A part of Aegilops tauschii subsp. strangulata cultivar AL8/78 chromosome 2, Aet v6.0, whole genome shotgun sequence genomic DNA contains:
- the LOC109778230 gene encoding uncharacterized protein, protein MDLERFGRVLRLRWPWLQWTDPDRPWVGSELPCDQADLNLFRACTTISLGNGKKALFWHDNCSGKGPLKLIAPELFKIASRKNRTVHQELSNESWIRAVSSLRSMHQLGEFVSVWEWISQTTLLPTNEDHISWNLTTNGAYSSVSAYGAQFYGSHPRFNPSKVQSAHAEPKCKFFAWLALHGRILIADRLAFRGWPHDPRCQLCL, encoded by the coding sequence ATGGACCTTGAGAGATTTGGCCGGGTGCTTCGCCTCCGTTGGCCTTGGCTTCAATGGACGGACCCAGACAGGCCTTGGGTGGGTTCCGAGCTGCCCTGCGACCAAGCTGACCTGAACCTATTTCGCGCCTGCACTACCATCTCGTTGGGCAATGGGAAAAAGGCTCTCTTCTGGCATGACAACTGCAGTGGTAAAGGGCCCCTCAAGCTTATTGCACCTGAGCTTTTCAAGATAGCCTCCAGGAAAAACAGAACGGTGCACCAAGAATTATCGAACGAGAGTTGGATCAGGGCGGTCTCTAGCCTTCGGTCCATGCACCAGCTGGGGGAATTCGTGTCTGTATGGGAGTGGATCAGCCAGACCACCCTGTTACCGACCAACGAGGACCATATTTCCTGGAACCTGACTACCAACGGGGCTTACTCCTCTGTGTCGGCATATGGGGCGCAATTCTATGGCTCTCATCCTAGGTTTAACCCCTCCAAGGTCCAGTCCGCTCATGCCGAACCCAAGTGCAAATTCTTCGCCTGGCTGGCCCTCCATGGGAGGATTTTGATTGCGGACAGGTTGGCATTTCGTGGCTGGCCGCATGACCCCAGATGCCAGCTCTGCCTTTAG